atattttattattcattactaattattttataatgtatttaaaataaacaaatatttaaataaattactatttaaaaataatttaatcttaatataaaatataaattatattttatgcaagtaacagaaattttatttctttatatatatacatttataaatacttatgtaagatttatataagtaaatatatatcttaaacaaGATATAGCATAAATTAGTATAGAATGAAGTCTTTTATATGTACTCGCTGAATTCTTTATCTTATAgtacatatatgcatatataaaagGAATTATGTGGCATTTAAATGAGACATTAAATAACTATGTATCGTGACTTTGTGATAATTCACCCAGTCATTAGTAAATTTcgcataattttgaaataaaataaatagacaaCGAAATTCGATAGCATTAATCATTTTAGGttatattttgtgatatttgttaattaaaatatgcgcGCAACTATTGCGATATTGTGTGTTTTTCTTGGTTGTTGCAGTAATGTTGTTTTCTTGGAACTTCTTGTTAAgtcagtattatattttattttttgtgcatcatttttttatattatatatttttatttttagatattattatatattataaatatatagctattaatagtaataatgtaataatttacatttttcaattatataataataatatatttataattaataatacatttttaattatatataataatataattttgaaatgtgatattaaaattattattcattaatagtgtattcattatcattatatataataataataatattattattttttcagagaTGATCCAGGTAGTGGAAATCTTATCACATTTTCacagtttctttttatatccatAGAAGGGTTTTTATTCACTTCAAAATGTGGAACAGTAAAGCCCAATATaggaataaaagattattttatattagtcaCAATGTTTTTTGTTGCAAATGTTTGCAATAATTAtgcatttgattttaatatacctATGCCGTTACATATGATATTCAGAGctgtaagtattatatttataatacttatatgataataagtatatataattatatttaaatataaaatatatcaatatctaaattttttaatagatacaaaatcatgtttaaatttatatttaataattttagggTTCTCTGATAGCTAATATGATTATgggtattattattttaaataaaaaatatatctttagtaaatatttatctgtaTTTATGATAACTCTTGGAATTGCAATTTGTACTATTGTTAGtggaaaggaaattaaatctttacaaCCTAAAAATATTGAGCAAGTACCAACTACACCGTGGGATGATTTTTTCTGGTGGATATTaggaatatctttattaactaTTGCATTATTTGTATCTGCAAGAATGGGAATTTATCAAGaagtattacataaaaaatatggaaaaaatgcGAGAGAAGCATTATATTACacggtaaaatttaattttttattaaattttattattaattattatttattaaaatttcaaaatatcaaattcttttcACCTAATTAGAAtatgtgtataaaattaaatatttaatttcagcaTTTATTAcctttaccattttttttaacattgacTTCTAATATTTGGGATCATCTTATATATGCCTTAGCATCAGatccaataaaaatatcaattattaatattcaagtgccaaaattaattgtatatcttATAGGAAATATTTTGACACAGTatccttttattaatatataaattatataagatattaaaattattaaatattattaattaaaatacataatcaaattttaataacatataatccttaataataattttagatatatgtgtataagtTCTGTTTTTGTATTAACAACAGAATGTACATCTCTTACTGTAACATTAGTAATAACActacgaaaatttttatctttacttttttctataatatatttcaaaaatccatttacaatttatcattGGATTGGTACAATCTTAGTCTTTACaggaacaataatatttacagaaatattaCCAAAAATTGCAGAAAGTTTACAATTTACAGAGAAGACTAAGaaagttcaataataaataatattattaattatataaacaaaaatgttatgttgtataatataattgaagaaaacaAGATAAACATatcaattaatacaataataaaaaaaaattaattccttattattctttatttaaacaaaacaatCTATAAGTTGTTTATAAAGCTTTatgatttcatataaaaaatttattaataaaatta
This DNA window, taken from Apis cerana isolate GH-2021 linkage group LG5, AcerK_1.0, whole genome shotgun sequence, encodes the following:
- the LOC107997829 gene encoding UDP-xylose and UDP-N-acetylglucosamine transporter, whose product is MRATIAILCVFLGCCSNVVFLELLVKDDPGSGNLITFSQFLFISIEGFLFTSKCGTVKPNIGIKDYFILVTMFFVANVCNNYAFDFNIPMPLHMIFRAGSLIANMIMGIIILNKKYIFSKYLSVFMITLGIAICTIVSGKEIKSLQPKNIEQVPTTPWDDFFWWILGISLLTIALFVSARMGIYQEVLHKKYGKNAREALYYTHLLPLPFFLTLTSNIWDHLIYALASDPIKISIINIQVPKLIVYLIGNILTQYMCISSVFVLTTECTSLTVTLVITLRKFLSLLFSIIYFKNPFTIYHWIGTILVFTGTIIFTEILPKIAESLQFTEKTKKVQ